From the genome of Suricata suricatta isolate VVHF042 chromosome 3, meerkat_22Aug2017_6uvM2_HiC, whole genome shotgun sequence, one region includes:
- the LOC115286993 gene encoding tetratricopeptide repeat protein 30B — protein sequence MAALSSSQIPDGEFTAVVYRLIRDSRYAQAVQLLGSELQRSPRSRAGLSLLGYCYYRLQEFTLAAECYEQLSQLHPELEQYRLYQAQALYKACLYPEATRVAFLLLDNPAYHNRVLRLQAAIKYSEGDLPGAKSLVEQLLGGEGAEDSGGENEPDGQVNLGCLLYKEGQYEAACSKFFAALQASGYRPDLSYNLALAYYSRRHYAPALKHIGDIIERGIRQHPELGVGMTTDGIDVRSVGNTLVLHQTALVEAFNLKAAIEYQLRNYEAAQEALTDMPPRAEEELDPVTLHNQALMNMDARPTEGFEKLQFLLQQNPFPPETFGNLLLLYCKYEYFDLAADVLAENAHFTYKFLTPYLYDFLDALITCQTAPEEAFIKLDGLAGILTEQLRKLTIQVQEARHNRDDEAVKKAVNEYDDTLEKYIPVLMAQAKIYWNLENYPMVEKIFRKSVEFCNDHDVWKIYHLCIVNLVIGTLYCAKGNYDFGISRVIKSLEPYHKKLGTDTWYYAKRCFLSLLENMSKHTILLRDSVIQECVQFLEQCELYGRNIPAVIEQPLEEERMHTGKNTVTYESRQLKALIYEIIGWNI from the exons ATGGCCGCGCTGAGCAGCTCGCAAATCCCCGATGGGGAGTTCACTGCCGTCGTGTACCGGCTCATCCGCGATTCGCGCTACGCCCAGGCCGTGCAGCTGCTGGGCAGCGAGCTCCAGCGGAGCCCGAGGAGCCGCGCCGGCCTGTCGCTGCTGGGCTACTGCTACTACCGCCTGCAGGAGTTCACGCTGGCGGCCGAGTGCTATGAGCAGCTGAGCCAGCTGCACCCCGAACTGGAGCAGTACCGCCTGTACCAGGCCCAGGCCCTGTACAAGGCCTGCCTCTATCCAGAGGCCACCCGGGTCGCCTTCCTCCTCCTGGACAACCCCGCCTACCACAACCGGGTCCTCCGTCTGCAAGCCGCGATCAAGTACAGCGAGGGTGACCTGCCAGGGGCCAAGAGCCTGGTGGAGCAGCTACtgggcggggaaggggcagaggacagTGGGGGCGAGAACGAGCCCGATGGTCAGGTCAACCTGGGGTGTTTGCTCTACAAGGAGGGACAGTATGAGGCCGCGTGTTCCAAGTTCTTTGCGGCCCTCCAGGCTTCTGGCTACCGGCCTGACCTTTCCTACAACCTGGCCTTGGCTTATTACAGCCGCCGGCACTATGCCCCGGCGCTGAAGCACATTGGTGACATTATTGAGCGTGGCATCCGCCAGCACCCAGAGCTAGGTGTGGGCATGACCACTGACGGCATTGATGTTCGAAGTGTTGGCAACACCTTAGTCCTTCACCAGACTGCCCTGGTGGAAGCCTTCAACCTCAAGGCAGCCATAGAATACCAACTGAGAAACTATGAGGCGGCCCAGGAAGCCCTCACTGACATGCCACCCAGGGCAGAAGAAGAGTTGGACCCGGTGACCCTGCACAACCAGGcgctaatgaacatggatgccaGGCCTACAGAAGGGTTTGAAAAGCTACAGTTTTTGCTCCAACAGAACCCCTTTCCCCCGGAGACCTTTGGCAACCTGCTGCTGCTCTACTGCAAGTATGAGTATTTTGACCTGGCAGCAGATGTCCTGGCTGAGAATGCCCATTTCACTTACAAGTTCCTCACACCCTATCTCTATGACTTCTTGGATGCTTTGATCACTTGCCAGACAGCCCCTGAAGAGGCGTTCATTAAGCTGGATGGGCTAGCAGGGATACTGACTGAACAGCTCCGGAAACTCACCATACAAGTACAGGAAGCAAGACACAATAGAGATGATGAAGCTGTCAAGAAGGCAGTGAATGAATATGATGACACTCTGGAGAAGTATATTCCTGTGTTGATGGCCCAGGCCAAAATCTACTGGAACCTTGAGAATTATCCAATGGTGGAAAAGATCTTCCGCAAATCTGTGGAGTTCTGTAATGACCATGATGTGTGG AAAATCTACCATCTCTGCATTGTGAATTTGGTGATAGGCACGCTTTATTGTGCCAAAGGAAATTATGACTTTGGTATTTCTCGGGTTATCAAAAGCCTGGAACCTTATCATAAGAAACTGGGAACTGATACCTGGTATTATGCCAAAAGATGCTTCCTGTCCTTATTAGAAAACATGTCAAAACACACAATCCTGCTTCGTGACAGTGTTATTCAAGAATGTGTCCAGTTTCTAGAACAATGTGAACTCTATGGGAGAAACATACCTGCCGTTATTGAACAAcctttggaagaagaaagaatgcaTACTGGAAAGAATACAGTCACATATGAATCCAGACAGCTAAAAGCTTTGATTTATGAGATTATAGGATGGAATATATAG